From a single Ignavibacteria bacterium genomic region:
- a CDS encoding carbohydrate binding family 9 domain-containing protein, translating into MRRLALLCFALIATATSFAGGNKGSKEIQISKLSGNIEIDGKLNEPVWQNLQVLEFFQRDPEEGKPSSQKTALKVTYDDEAFYLAAYCYDTDPDSIVTVLSRKDQWVQSDYFMLFLDPYNDKRSGYYFYATPSGSTGDGTLFNRDWDESSWNGVWEAKTMRTGDGWTVEMRIPFSQLRFNKRPDMTWGINFKRNIARRGEESYYILLKKNESGFVEKFAELKGFQEIGNNANIEVLPYLLSKAQYLIHDQNDPFYKSNQYGTSFGADLKWGINSNLTLDMTVNPDFGQVEVDPAVLNLSAFETFFEEKRPFFIEGSNLLQFGYGGSNNNWGFNWGNPDLFYSRRIGKSPNGDAADGDFVDYPTNTQILGAAKLTGKISDGWSVYALNALTNSMSAKSYTNGVTTKREVEPLANATVFRTLKEFDNSRYGLGFMGTSLIRKFDEPGLENSFSRNSFTGGIDGWINFDSAKVYVMNGYFMMSNINGTKDFITELQKRPIHSFQRPDAKYQKLDTNATSLNGWAGRITFNKQEGEFYFNAALGAISPGFNSNDLGFSWRTSYINGHLVTGYRDYKEDSWSRSKSIYAGYFRSYNFDGDKEADGIFTMGNLWMKNFHRLRFNFGVNFESYSTRHTRGGPTVKLPEGYNGAIGFSTDQRKDITIDGDFYYGGDALGGNNYSLQLGGSWRASEAVRLTIYPGYEWNYDAGQWIANYDDPAAVNTYGTRHIFGFLDQKTLFATIRLDYTFTPTMSLQLFAQPFISIGKYSDIKEFERERTSDFTVYGTKGTTIQYDKENGEYEINPGGGANSFRIGNPDFNFKSLRLNIIYRWEFLPGSTLFLVWSHDRTNFDDPGEFQMGKSFSNLINSESNNIFMAKVTYWFNAAGLL; encoded by the coding sequence ATGAGAAGATTAGCTCTACTCTGTTTTGCTTTAATCGCAACAGCCACTTCGTTTGCCGGTGGCAATAAAGGCTCGAAAGAAATTCAAATATCAAAGCTCTCCGGAAACATTGAGATAGACGGAAAGCTAAATGAGCCCGTGTGGCAGAACCTTCAGGTACTGGAGTTTTTTCAGAGAGACCCTGAAGAGGGGAAGCCTTCATCCCAAAAAACTGCTTTAAAAGTAACATATGACGATGAAGCATTTTATCTGGCTGCATACTGCTATGATACCGACCCTGATTCCATTGTTACAGTTCTCTCCAGAAAAGACCAGTGGGTTCAATCCGACTATTTTATGCTCTTCCTCGATCCCTACAACGACAAAAGATCGGGCTATTATTTTTATGCAACCCCCAGCGGCTCGACAGGTGACGGAACCCTTTTCAACAGGGACTGGGACGAGAGCTCATGGAATGGCGTTTGGGAAGCAAAAACCATGAGAACGGGTGACGGCTGGACGGTAGAAATGAGGATTCCTTTTTCGCAGCTCCGTTTCAACAAAAGACCAGACATGACATGGGGCATCAACTTCAAAAGGAATATTGCCCGGAGAGGTGAGGAGAGTTATTATATACTGTTGAAAAAGAACGAGAGCGGTTTTGTTGAAAAATTTGCCGAACTGAAAGGTTTTCAGGAGATTGGAAACAACGCAAACATTGAAGTGCTGCCCTACCTCCTTTCGAAAGCACAATATCTCATTCACGACCAAAACGATCCGTTTTACAAAAGCAACCAGTACGGTACCTCTTTCGGTGCGGATCTGAAGTGGGGCATCAACAGCAATCTGACGCTTGACATGACGGTAAATCCCGATTTTGGACAGGTTGAAGTGGATCCAGCCGTGCTTAACCTCTCGGCATTTGAGACATTTTTCGAGGAGAAGCGCCCCTTCTTTATCGAGGGAAGTAATCTTCTGCAGTTCGGTTACGGCGGGTCGAACAACAACTGGGGCTTCAACTGGGGAAATCCCGACCTTTTCTACTCAAGAAGAATCGGTAAAAGCCCCAACGGCGATGCTGCTGACGGAGATTTTGTTGACTATCCCACAAATACACAGATACTCGGTGCCGCAAAACTGACGGGTAAAATCTCAGACGGATGGTCTGTATATGCACTGAATGCCCTCACAAATTCAATGAGTGCAAAGTCATACACCAATGGAGTTACAACCAAAAGGGAAGTGGAGCCTCTCGCAAATGCAACTGTCTTCAGAACCCTGAAAGAATTCGATAATTCGAGATATGGTCTCGGTTTCATGGGTACATCACTCATCAGAAAATTTGATGAACCCGGACTCGAAAACAGCTTCAGCCGCAATTCATTTACGGGTGGAATAGACGGGTGGATCAATTTCGACTCGGCAAAAGTGTATGTAATGAATGGTTATTTCATGATGTCGAACATCAACGGAACAAAGGATTTCATCACAGAATTGCAGAAAAGGCCGATACACTCGTTCCAGCGTCCTGATGCAAAATATCAAAAACTTGATACGAATGCCACTTCACTTAACGGATGGGCAGGAAGAATAACATTCAACAAGCAGGAAGGTGAGTTCTACTTCAACGCAGCCCTCGGTGCAATATCTCCCGGCTTCAACTCGAATGATCTCGGATTTTCATGGCGTACAAGCTACATAAACGGGCACCTCGTAACAGGTTACAGGGATTATAAAGAGGACTCGTGGAGCAGATCAAAGAGCATTTATGCAGGATATTTCAGATCATATAACTTCGACGGCGACAAGGAAGCGGACGGTATTTTCACGATGGGAAATCTTTGGATGAAAAATTTTCACCGTCTGAGATTCAATTTTGGTGTAAACTTTGAATCTTACAGCACCCGTCACACAAGAGGCGGCCCTACCGTAAAACTGCCCGAAGGCTACAACGGCGCCATCGGTTTCTCTACTGATCAGAGAAAAGACATCACCATTGACGGCGATTTCTACTACGGTGGCGATGCACTCGGAGGTAACAATTACAGTCTGCAGCTTGGCGGATCATGGAGAGCGAGCGAGGCGGTACGACTCACCATCTATCCCGGTTACGAGTGGAATTATGATGCAGGTCAGTGGATAGCAAACTATGATGACCCCGCTGCGGTGAACACCTATGGTACACGACACATCTTTGGATTCCTTGATCAAAAAACCCTTTTTGCTACAATTCGCCTGGACTATACATTTACTCCCACGATGTCGCTGCAACTCTTCGCACAGCCGTTCATATCAATCGGAAAATACTCCGATATCAAGGAGTTTGAAAGAGAAAGAACAAGTGATTTTACCGTGTATGGTACAAAGGGAACCACGATACAGTATGACAAAGAGAATGGTGAATATGAAATCAATCCGGGAGGAGGCGCCAATTCATTCAGAATCGGTAATCCTGATTTCAATTTCAAATCGCTTCGTTTGAACATTATCTACAGGTGGGAATTCCTGCCCGGTTCGACACTCTTCCTCGTTTGGAGCCACGACCGCACGAATTTCGATGATCCCGGTGAGTTTCAGATGGGAAAAAGTTTCTCGAACCTGATAAATTCAGAGTCGAACAATATCTTCATGGCAAAAGTAACCTACTGGTTTAATGCAGCCGGATTGCTTTAG
- a CDS encoding T9SS type A sorting domain-containing protein, translated as MADHLRINIQHLVRNMIFTALLITALMLKDAEAQTANTDMAVTDGNVRAIVVDGNYTYIGGDFTYVGTSSGRGAKATTTNSSIDSRYPKVNAQVMACISDGSGGWYIGGDFTAVGTSIRNRIAHIKSDGSLDLTWNPNASGIAVYTLLLNGTDLYVGGSFTAIGGQSRRYIAKLSTTGTGVADPTWDPNPDNFVRCLLLNGTDLYVGGSFFAIGGQSRRNIAKLSTTGTGVADPTWDPNSNGSVRCILLDGSDLFVGGLFSSIGGQNRNRIAKLSTTGTGVADPTWNPSPSDNVTSMILNGTELFIGGVFTTVGGQNRNRIAKLSTTGAGAADPTWNPGANNLVNCFLLSGTDLFVGGEFTAIGGTGTRYLAKLSTTGTGVVDETWNAGLSGGVLSIASYNNQLYFAGNFNSVNASAKAGLARVDNTTGAVDPDWDPGMNGPVYALAISGSSIYAGGVFTSVNITSLPATRKYLAKFTTSSPAVVDPDWDPGMNGSVYALAINGSSIYAGGNFFSVNGSTSRTFLAKFPLSGTAITDPDWDPSVNSTVQALAIDGSSIYVGGGFTTVNAGVTTRNYLARFPLSGNATVDQDWNPNMDNAVQALASDGSFIYTGGYFTTVNGGLTTRNYLAKFPLSGNATVDQDWNPNVNGVVSALAISGSSIYAGGGFFTVNGGSTSRNGIARFNMVTGLVEPWNANASAEVLALAVSSNDVYVGGRFTLMGGKIQPYLALFTDRALPVELVSFTASITKGVVNLNWHTATEIDNNGFEVQRAVAGSGDWKKIGFIQGHHTTNSPKYYSFTDNPSVTDANKYKYRLKQLDNSGSHEYSNIIEVSLGVPTNFLLEQNYPNPFNPSTVIRYQLPVSGMITIDLYNATGEKVATLLNETEEAGVHSLSFDAVKYGLSSGIYFYRMTVVPASGEVFSSVRKLSLIK; from the coding sequence ATGGCAGATCATTTAAGGATAAATATTCAACATTTGGTGAGGAATATGATTTTTACAGCTCTTCTCATCACGGCACTCATGCTAAAAGATGCCGAGGCTCAAACTGCAAACACTGATATGGCAGTTACAGATGGAAATGTAAGAGCAATCGTTGTTGACGGGAATTACACATACATTGGCGGAGATTTCACTTATGTGGGAACCAGTTCCGGACGCGGAGCAAAGGCGACTACTACAAACTCATCAATTGATAGCCGGTATCCAAAAGTTAATGCTCAGGTCATGGCCTGCATCTCTGATGGTTCAGGAGGATGGTATATCGGAGGTGATTTCACTGCTGTGGGCACTTCCATCAGAAACCGTATTGCCCATATCAAGTCAGACGGCTCTCTTGATTTAACCTGGAACCCGAATGCCTCAGGTATCGCGGTGTACACCCTGTTGCTAAATGGCACTGATCTGTATGTCGGTGGTTCTTTTACAGCAATTGGCGGCCAATCCAGGAGATATATCGCGAAACTCTCAACCACCGGCACTGGCGTGGCAGATCCAACATGGGATCCGAATCCCGATAATTTTGTTCGCTGCCTGTTGCTAAATGGCACTGATCTGTATGTCGGTGGTTCTTTTTTTGCAATTGGCGGCCAATCCAGGAGAAATATCGCGAAACTCTCAACCACCGGCACTGGCGTGGCAGATCCAACATGGGATCCGAACAGTAACGGTAGTGTCAGGTGTATACTACTCGACGGTAGTGACCTTTTTGTCGGGGGACTTTTTTCATCAATTGGTGGGCAAAACAGAAACCGTATTGCAAAACTCTCAACCACCGGCACTGGCGTGGCAGATCCAACATGGAATCCGAGTCCTTCCGATAATGTTACCTCCATGATACTAAACGGTACCGAACTTTTCATCGGAGGAGTATTCACAACGGTTGGAGGGCAAAACAGAAACCGTATTGCAAAACTCTCAACTACGGGAGCGGGTGCCGCGGATCCAACATGGAACCCTGGTGCCAACAATCTTGTAAATTGCTTCCTGCTCAGCGGAACGGATCTTTTTGTCGGAGGAGAATTTACTGCTATCGGAGGAACCGGTACAAGGTATTTGGCAAAACTCTCAACTACCGGAACGGGTGTAGTCGACGAAACCTGGAATGCCGGTCTTTCGGGAGGGGTTCTTTCAATCGCCAGCTATAACAACCAGCTCTATTTCGCCGGTAACTTTAATTCTGTGAACGCATCGGCAAAAGCCGGACTTGCAAGAGTTGACAATACAACTGGTGCTGTAGATCCGGATTGGGATCCGGGTATGAACGGTCCCGTCTATGCACTCGCAATAAGCGGCTCAAGTATCTATGCCGGTGGAGTTTTTACATCGGTCAACATCACTTCATTGCCGGCAACAAGAAAGTATCTTGCAAAATTTACCACTTCATCTCCCGCTGTTGTCGATCCGGATTGGGATCCGGGTATGAACGGTTCCGTCTATGCTCTCGCAATTAACGGCTCAAGTATTTATGCCGGTGGTAATTTTTTTTCAGTAAATGGTAGCACATCAAGAACTTTCCTGGCTAAATTTCCCCTCTCAGGTACCGCCATTACCGATCCGGATTGGGATCCGAGTGTGAACAGCACAGTCCAGGCACTGGCAATAGACGGCTCAAGTATTTATGTCGGTGGAGGGTTTACTACAGTAAATGCCGGAGTAACAACAAGAAACTACCTGGCAAGATTTCCCCTCTCCGGTAACGCGACTGTTGATCAGGATTGGAACCCGAATATGGACAACGCCGTTCAAGCACTGGCAAGTGATGGTTCATTCATTTATACAGGTGGTTATTTTACAACGGTTAATGGTGGTTTAACAACAAGAAACTATCTTGCAAAATTTCCCCTCTCCGGTAACGCGACTGTTGATCAGGATTGGAACCCGAATGTGAATGGCGTGGTAAGTGCCCTTGCAATAAGTGGTTCGAGTATTTACGCCGGTGGAGGGTTTTTTACAGTTAATGGTGGTTCAACATCAAGAAACGGGATTGCAAGATTTAATATGGTTACGGGATTGGTAGAACCATGGAATGCAAATGCCAGTGCCGAGGTACTTGCCCTGGCTGTAAGCAGCAATGATGTGTATGTGGGGGGGCGGTTCACATTGATGGGTGGAAAAATTCAACCATACCTCGCACTTTTCACTGACCGTGCCCTCCCTGTCGAACTTGTCTCTTTTACTGCTTCTATAACAAAAGGAGTTGTAAATCTGAACTGGCACACTGCTACTGAAATTGACAACAACGGTTTTGAAGTGCAGCGGGCTGTAGCCGGCAGCGGTGACTGGAAGAAAATAGGTTTCATTCAGGGGCACCACACAACAAACTCCCCCAAATACTACTCGTTTACCGATAACCCCTCTGTAACGGATGCGAACAAATACAAATACCGCCTGAAGCAGTTGGATAACTCGGGGAGTCATGAGTATTCGAACATCATTGAAGTAAGTCTGGGAGTACCAACCAACTTCCTTCTCGAACAGAACTACCCGAATCCTTTTAATCCCTCAACGGTTATAAGATATCAGTTGCCTGTATCCGGAATGATCACTATTGATCTTTACAACGCTACGGGAGAAAAGGTAGCAACACTTTTAAATGAAACAGAAGAGGCAGGTGTACATTCTCTCTCATTTGATGCAGTAAAATACGGACTTTCATCAGGCATCTACTTTTACAGGATGACAGTTGTACCGGCATCGGGTGAGGTTTTTTCGTCCGTCAGAAAGCTAAGTCTTATTAAATAA
- a CDS encoding glycoside hydrolase: MRHIYAIIVVLFFLFTGCEKALTEPGNDKLVDLTGEWKFQIGDDSSWSKIEFNDSAWDKIRVPSSWENQGFHGYNGYAWYRFSFTGSADLAGKNLALHLGFIDDVDEVWFNGVKIGTSGSFPPDYRSAYNAYRIYYLPASLVNFTSKNTIAVRVYDAQLEGGIMSGDPGIYENETYITPDIDLEGNWKFIPGDSSVFMGDIVNDSAWKEVIVPSYLENQGFSQFEGYGWYRLSFDHKKIDLKSQLLLLLGKIDDFDEVYLNGRLIGKTGNMKDAKVEYIQSEEWMQNRVYTIPAGLIRTDRPNILAVRIFDAFQQGGIYSGPIGIIKKDRYDAFIRKAYNKDE, from the coding sequence ATGCGTCACATTTATGCCATAATTGTTGTTTTATTCTTTCTTTTCACAGGTTGTGAGAAGGCTTTAACTGAACCCGGGAATGATAAGCTTGTTGACCTGACGGGAGAATGGAAATTCCAGATTGGTGATGATTCTTCATGGTCAAAGATTGAATTTAACGATTCCGCATGGGATAAAATAAGGGTTCCATCCTCATGGGAGAATCAGGGTTTCCACGGTTACAATGGTTATGCCTGGTACAGGTTCTCGTTCACCGGCTCTGCTGACCTTGCAGGAAAGAACCTTGCACTTCACCTCGGATTTATAGATGATGTGGATGAAGTTTGGTTCAACGGCGTAAAAATCGGCACTTCGGGAAGCTTCCCTCCGGACTACAGATCTGCATATAATGCCTATCGAATTTATTATCTCCCCGCTTCACTTGTAAACTTCACTTCGAAAAACACAATCGCCGTGAGGGTATATGACGCCCAGCTTGAGGGTGGAATTATGTCCGGCGATCCGGGAATTTATGAGAATGAAACCTACATTACTCCCGACATCGATCTGGAGGGGAACTGGAAGTTTATTCCGGGTGACTCATCGGTCTTTATGGGTGATATTGTAAACGATTCTGCCTGGAAAGAGGTGATTGTGCCTTCATATCTCGAAAATCAGGGATTCTCACAGTTTGAGGGATACGGCTGGTACCGGCTTTCATTTGATCATAAAAAGATCGATTTGAAGTCACAACTCCTTCTGCTACTCGGGAAAATTGACGATTTTGATGAAGTGTATCTGAATGGCAGACTGATCGGCAAGACGGGCAACATGAAGGATGCAAAAGTGGAATATATTCAGTCGGAAGAGTGGATGCAGAACCGTGTTTATACAATTCCGGCAGGATTAATCCGCACCGACCGTCCGAATATCCTGGCAGTAAGAATTTTTGACGCATTCCAGCAAGGGGGCATCTACTCGGGTCCCATCGGCATCATCAAAAAAGACCGCTACGATGCGTTCATCCGAAAAGCGTATAATAAGGACGAATGA
- the corA gene encoding magnesium/cobalt transporter CorA — protein MPVRKISRKAGKPPGTIEYTGQNTETRTRIIALNFDTEHYDRVIINSLPDLEKYLRKHHKGLTWIRVIGFNEKDFLSLLAAKFKIHELTLEDVMNVYQRPKIEEIGDAVFAEVNRLRMTTPNNYLSEQVSIFMTDNTLLTFQDFDDDFLSIIDSRIESGKNLIRKKIDFVFYAVIDLMVDEYYIALEQLNDHIEEIEALFFSDVVSDNFKILQSLRSELSKIRQSIWPVRDIMNKIHKKEITLFSEETLFYLNDTYDHVNQIIEILENLRESTLSLIDVYMSYTSNRLNDIMKVLTVISTIFMPLTFIAGVYGMNFHYMPEIKQVWGYPAALLLMIVVALGFLKYFKKKKWF, from the coding sequence ATGCCCGTACGAAAGATCAGCAGAAAAGCCGGCAAACCACCCGGTACAATTGAATACACCGGCCAGAATACCGAAACAAGAACCCGTATTATCGCTCTGAATTTTGATACTGAGCATTACGACAGAGTGATAATAAATTCCCTTCCTGACCTCGAGAAATATCTGCGCAAACACCACAAAGGACTAACCTGGATTCGTGTCATCGGTTTTAACGAAAAAGACTTCCTCTCCCTGCTCGCTGCAAAGTTTAAGATCCATGAACTGACTCTCGAAGATGTTATGAATGTCTATCAAAGACCCAAAATAGAAGAGATTGGGGATGCAGTATTTGCCGAGGTGAACAGACTGAGAATGACGACTCCCAACAACTATCTCTCGGAGCAGGTGAGCATATTCATGACGGACAACACCCTCCTTACATTTCAGGATTTCGATGACGATTTCCTGTCAATTATCGATTCGAGGATAGAATCAGGCAAAAATCTGATCAGAAAAAAGATCGATTTTGTCTTTTATGCAGTAATTGATTTGATGGTTGATGAATACTACATAGCACTGGAGCAATTGAATGATCATATTGAGGAGATTGAAGCCTTGTTCTTTTCCGATGTGGTGTCGGACAATTTTAAGATATTGCAGTCTCTGAGGAGTGAGTTGAGCAAAATCCGTCAGTCAATCTGGCCTGTCAGGGATATCATGAATAAAATTCACAAGAAGGAGATCACTCTTTTTTCAGAAGAAACCCTGTTTTACCTTAACGACACTTACGATCATGTAAATCAGATTATAGAAATTCTCGAGAATCTTCGTGAAAGCACCCTCTCCCTGATCGATGTCTACATGTCTTACACAAGCAACCGGCTCAATGACATCATGAAAGTGCTGACAGTCATTTCAACCATCTTCATGCCCCTCACATTTATTGCCGGTGTTTACGGAATGAACTTCCATTACATGCCCGAGATAAAGCAGGTTTGGGGATATCCTGCAGCTCTGCTACTTATGATAGTTGTAGCTCTTGGCTTCCTGAAATATTTCAAGAAAAAGAAATGGTTTTAG